The Brachyhypopomus gauderio isolate BG-103 unplaced genomic scaffold, BGAUD_0.2 sc96, whole genome shotgun sequence genome has a window encoding:
- the LOC143496523 gene encoding serine/threonine-protein kinase pim-2-like, with the protein MSFYPCRIDQPRPGQEQNNFIDTPGCTTHGVSYNPQEPVIHGGSTAGPLNVSHVSMPAEGPSIWDIHQPTGPLHTAERKVSRSCKLSAKRGREEEPLRRSRKRKGDAPQDLTPHPMETRAKKKKREKKEEECKVSFNSRYTVGDLLGTGGYGSVYAGVRKADGKQIAIKFVPKHHTERFITVPGETRSLPLEVALMEMVCKPPRCQHIVELLEWFDCDCFILILERPIPCMDLFDFLDLHQYQLPEPLARLIMRQVVQAVLHCRDRGVLHRDVKEENLLVNTDTLDVKLIDFGCGDLLKTGPYRRFEGTKVYRPPEWLIDRTYEGRQATIWSLGVLLYSIICGDVPFEKEEDIVEAHLCFKGNPSRGEKAEASSR; encoded by the exons atgagtttttacccctGCAGAAttgaccagccaaggcctgggcaggaacaaaacaacttcatagacacaccaggttgtaccactcatg gtgtgtcctacaacccccaagagCCAGTGATCCACGGCGGAAGTACGGCCGGACCCTTAAATGTCAGCCATGTTAGCATGCCTGCAGAAGGACCATCTATATGGGACATCCACCAGCCCACAggtccactccacactg CTGAGCGCAAGGTGAGCAGAAGCTGCAAGTTGTCTGCAAAGCGAGGGCGAGAAGAGGAACCTCTGAGGCGGAGTAGGAAGAGGAAAGGGGATGCTCCTCAAGACTTGACACCCCACCCCATGGAGACGCGggcaaagaagaagaagagagagaagaaagaggaggagtGCAAAG tgAGCTTCAATTCACGCTACACTGTGGGAGATCTCCTGGGCACAGGAGGATACGGCTCAGTGTATGCAGGAGTCCGCAAGGCTGATGGAAAACAG ATCGCCATTAAATTTGTGCCGAAGCATCACACAGAACGGTTCATCACTGTT CCCGGCGAAACTCGCAGTCTCCCCTTAGAGGTGGCTTTAATGGAGATGGTGTGCAAGCCACCTCGTTGTCAGCATATTGTGGAGCTGCTAGAATGGTTTGATTGCGACTGCTTCATCTTGATTCTGGAGCGACCCATCCCCTGCATGGACCTGTTTGATTTCTTGGACTTGCATCAATAccaactacctgagccactggcACGATTGATCATGCGTCAGGTGGTTCAGGCTGTCCTTCACTGCCGTGACCGTGGAGTTCTGCATAGAGACGTCAAGGAAGAAAACCTTCTGGTCAACACCGACACCCTTGACGTCAAGTTGATCGACTTTGGTTGTGGCGATCTGCTTAAGACCGGACCCTACAGGCGCTTTGAAG GCACCAAGGTATACCGCCCACCTGAATGGCTGATTGACAGGACGTATGAGGGCCGTCAAGCCACCATCTGGAGTCTGGGTGTGCTCCTCTACAGCATTATCTGTGGAGATGTGCCCTTTGAGAAGGAGGAGGACATTGTTGAGGCACACCTCTGCTTCAAGGGAAACCCATCCAGAGGTGAAAAGGCAGAAGCATCTTCAAGATAA